In the genome of Elusimicrobiota bacterium, the window CAGACCCAAAGGAGCTCTGGGGAAATCAAAACTGGATGGCAAAGAAGAGGATATAAAGAACTTCTTATCGAAAAAAGTTTCAAAGGCATCTATAGCAAGGATTATGGGTGTGTCCTATACAGGTATCTGCTCTTTTATAAAAAACAGAAATCTTAAAGAAATTGCTGAAAAGGAATTTGTAAAAAAACCTTAGTATTTTTTTGCCTTTTAATAAATGAAGCTTCTTCCTTTGTAGAAACAAAGAAATGAACATAAAATTGAGTTATTATAAATTTAGACGCGAAATTTCAATAGAAACTGTTATAAACATTAGGTTTTTACTATTTTTCCGTGAAGGATTTACCCTAATTGTTTAAAAACACCCAAAGTTCTATTCGTTAAAATGATTTTAAATTCCTTTTTTATCAAAATTATATATCTGAGTGAATTTTTAGATAAATTCCAATATTTACAAAAGTAAATTTAGTATTCGCAAAAGTAAACATATACTGAATTTTGGTATAAAAATAATGTAAAACGTCATAAAAAATGATTATCTAAGTCTACTTAGATAACTATTTATGGTATAATGGGGTCAGAGGTGAGATTTTTATGAAACAGGAGTGGGAGATTTTTAGAGAAAAGTATGAAGGGTTTTTGAGTGATCGGTCTATCGGGGAATACTGTCATATTATTAAACTTATAAAAGAGGGCAGGCTGGAAGTGAGAAGTAAGAGCCGGTATGATCAGGTGAGATCCGTTTTAAAGAAATGTGCGGAGATTGGGATTGAGCTTGATTACAGGATGCCGAAATGGAGTAAGAGAGAAAAAAGAGAGGTAAAGAATATTCAGGATAAATTGATTGATGAGGAAGAGCTTCAATTAATTTTAAAGAGCCTTCCCCGGACTTCTAAGGGGAAAGAACTGGGTCTTGCTGTGGAGATCAGTTATTATTCCGGTTTGAGGCTCTCGGAGGTACTGGGGCTTAAGGCGGAAGATATAACATTTAACGGGTCTTTGAGGTTATCTGTTATAGGGAAGGGGAGTAAGGCCAGAGTTACTTTTATGCCTCTGAGGTTTAGAGAGAGGTTAATAGATGATTTTAAGGGATTTACTATTACTGCTCCTTATGTGAAAAATGCTTTCAGGAGGGTTCTTGATAGATTGGGAATTAAGAGTAGCTTCCACGGACTGAGACATAGTTTTGCAACTAATCTTTTGAAT includes:
- a CDS encoding tyrosine-type recombinase/integrase; the encoded protein is MKQEWEIFREKYEGFLSDRSIGEYCHIIKLIKEGRLEVRSKSRYDQVRSVLKKCAEIGIELDYRMPKWSKREKREVKNIQDKLIDEEELQLILKSLPRTSKGKELGLAVEISYYSGLRLSEVLGLKAEDITFNGSLRLSVIGKGSKARVTFMPLRFRERLIDDFKGFTITAPYVKNAFRRVLDRLGIKSSFHGLRHSFATNLLN